From the Engraulis encrasicolus isolate BLACKSEA-1 chromosome 18, IST_EnEncr_1.0, whole genome shotgun sequence genome, the window tttttctttttaaattattattgcattttttttttgtattaagACCAAACAAGAATTATTTCACTTGCATCAGGGAAGAGTCTGTGGTACATATACGACATGTTAAAATCAGCTTTGTGCTTTTCTGAAACCATGGATAGAACAGAGCATAAATAATTGGATTACATAACGAGTTGAGGTACAGTATAAGAGACGTGTAATTTAAAATGTCTTCAAAGATATCACTGTAGATAAACTCGGCCATGACACTGGCAATGTAGTACggcaacacacacaacaggaagACAAACACCAGTATCCCCAGCACCATGGCAGCTTTCCTCTCAGACTTTTTGGGGATATTGTCCTGCTTGGCGTTTGACGGTTTACCCTGACTGTTAGCTGCCCTGATGGCCATGGCATGTTTTCTAGCAATGGCAAAGATTTTCAGGTACAACACAAACATGATGGAGCACGGTATGGCAAACACGACGGCAAAATCGACCCAAGACCATGCCTCGCTCACTAACACAGGGCACTCGCTAGGGCACAGTGCGAGCGAGGTGGTGAAAAACCCATTGTAGTACAACAGAGAGGAGTTATAGCCTACAGACACCAACCAGGTGATTAAGGCAACAATGACGGCGATTCTGACGGTTATCTGTTTGGTGTACATAAAGGGATTGCTGAGAGCCAGGTATCTGTCCACGGCAATCAGAGCAACGTTATGCACGGAACACGTTGTCAGCTGGAATGCGAAAAAGTTCAGAAATGCACACATTGAAACGCCAAAGAACCAACATCCCTCTGTCATCCAAATAAACCCAAAAGGCATGACAAACAGTCCCACCATAAAGTCAGCCACAGCCAAGGAGAGGATAAGGACATTAGTCGGTGAGTGCAGTTGCCTGAAGTGACACACAGATATGATGATAAGCAGGTTGCCAAACACAGTTATTATCACAACAAGTATTGCACAGACATAGAAAGCAATATATTCAGGGGTGACCATTGCTTCACCAAAGCATGACACACAGTTATCCTTGAGGCTGTGATTCTTAGAtctagtatgtgtgtgcgctcctAGGTATGTTTCCCTAGAAACGTAATGGGACTCCCATGACATGATCAGACTTGCTAGTGGCTCAGACGGGTTGGTGAACTTCTTTTATACTCTTTTACCACCCCCTTACATGTTGTATGATGACGTAATgatgttttttcattttttatttttttttaatgaaagggCTGACATTAAAGGTCAGCCCTGGTTCGGTCTGTTGGGACTTAGTGAAACCATAACAACtttaagatataggcctacagatttaAATGGTCTTCAAAATGTAGGACTTAAATTGTGTATACAATATCATTTGGATCATTGTGGATGTAAGCGGAAGTTGTCCTGCACATATCCTGATTGCCGCCGGATAAATGATAATGCActcaaccccttaagacacagctttataaattagctgttaccagaatgacaatgaccaagtcgtaatgtattattaaaggccctgtgcactgtcatagtagtgtagtactgtagtagttaactttcaatgtctattacagcatgccacaggaggtacggcgtgcattaacccattttgtcctaagcctttttaggaaagggtgccctctgcctattaaattctaaatatctcagcctccgaagcacatacaaacatgaaatgagttacatttaaaagctaggaccctcattttgccttataatgtgttcattcagctctaacttagccacatttttaataaaacagctcaaatctcaagaacctgaatgcagcgtatatgtgtctccaggacacaatgggttaaggggcTACAAGGCATAGGCCTACGTTTAATGCATGCCTAACCGcaaaaatacaccagcggcgatgcgattcaagcgacagagtgtagcagcaagcgatacgagcgattgaggagacaagagtatgtccgtacaggcagaaggcaaagcattaaagcattcccattggctgtggtcactgacctctatacagtcattggctgtcgcggcttgtcgccgaaccgcgtcatagaaagttgaaaagatttcaacttcaaattgtcgcgctcgtcgcgcaaatcgctctagtctccagaattgcttttgtctctcgactcaatacaaagtcaattacttccgtcgctcgactcgctcagatcgccgctggtgtatttctgcggtaacagTCAATCAGAAAGCAGGTGACCTCCGTGTGTGTTTCAGCCTAACTCAAATTCCCTCCCTGGGGACAATCAAGTACACACAAAAACCCAGAGGGTTGTAATCCTTGAATAGTcctacgtaggcctacagtaggcctatgtaagcgGGCGGGCAAGTCACCAGCGTTGAGATAATATTGTGCATGGGCAATATGCTATAAGGATTCaaggagaatagaatagaatagaatagaatactttTGAGATTTGCATGTAAAAGGCCCATGTAACATGTGAAGTATAAACCGTGTAATACGATGAATGTGTTCTAGTAGAGTAGTTATACACTCTACTTTATTGTCCTGAATGAAATTTGTTTTGGACTCAACAGTTACCAGAAGAGAATGTGAATGGGGGAAGCAGGTGGGATgcgtgtgtgacggaggtgttcctgcacaactCGTCCCCTCTGGAacacgaacctgccacctcgttaACTACATCAgtttggcaatgggagtcacagtatgagcgcgctgagctaaaggacccaacgctactgcactgtattgaggcttcgggaaaGAGGTTTACGTACTAATGTTCGACGCCACTCTCTGTCAGTTGGTCTCCGTTACACGTGCACAGGCCAGGTCATtggcagctttgaccaggcccagcaCAAATCCATCTGAAgggcttagtttagtttagtttagtttattaggatccccattagctgggcgcagacccagctattcttcctggggtccaacaataaaatcacacacagtgaaaagttctacacaaatctgtacattcatttaagcaccatacattgaaaagaaagaagcagaaaaaaagaaagaaaaaaaaccatttAATATAAACATACATTCTTATAATAATGGTTTAAAACCTTGTGACAAACATCTCTACCTCTGCTCTAACCCCCCTctcaatgcatataatgtaatggggtcgCAATTCTGCACCCTCCTCCCCGCCACCATTACTCCGTCTTTCCCTTGGCCTaagacagggtttcccaaactgtggtgcgtgcacccctgggggtgcgcgacctgtcacaagggggtgcgcgagctgaatagagcaatggtggatatgtgtgtttttttttatccaataTTAATGAACGTCTGGTAGTTTTAATTGTTcgatgaattgtatgcttgaaggatccatctgaagtgtaatttataattcCTAGGCTTgtaatgcaacaagttccattgtaatgatggcacagAAAAAACGTGTGGTCGATGGGAAATGAGGACTGCCCAAAATGagtggctgtgcaacattcgcttagggggtacgcaaaccacattgaaatgtaaaagggggtgcgtaggaaaagtttgggaactgctggcCTAAGATAACGACCTCGTTTGCCACCCCTTCCCGTCGGCAGGTCTCTGCATGCAGAGATGGAATAAGATAGCCTGGGTCCCTTACGCTATTGGCTGCTGTGGGCCCCCGCAGAAGGCAAATATCATGGCGAATTTACATACATAGTGTCAtagttacgagctaggaattaatgagaacatgtctaccaactgtactgaacacaacagatatttTTTGtgcaatgttgcatcttgtcacaattctgtcattttcacatttggacaatcaggggccccctggcaggtgggggcccccaaggctgcagccatacgtCACgtgtatctagcctgtgcattaatctagCCACGTGTGCATGCATAACGTGCAGTTGTGGTGGGGCTGGGAGGGAGAGATAatgggtggggatgggggctgTCTTAGGAGAGGGGGGCTCAAACATTGTAAAATGTACGTATATCGATAAAATAAATCTGGTACACAAATGCACCATAAAACTACGTGTTTATGTGTTGCTGTGACATGCATTACATTGTAAGCCTCATTgagaaaataataacaataataagaaaTCAGTTTTATATGGCACatttcttggtactcaaagccaCTTCACAGAAAAGATCAGTATGGGCAATTGGTAAGGACAAAACCATTTCTCATGAAACACATACACTTTTGTGGACATTTGTCACGATCACTCACAGAGTATATTCACAgtttaaatatacagtacatagaggAAACAAGAAACAATGAGAGACTGAGAACgtactggggcctatactacaaagctggttcaggatacgtTTAAGATTAagtcaagaggtaaatcatctagtagaagagcctggagtcatcaTTTTCCTatgaaaagctcttgtattagatgatttaccctcttaacttaaccttaacttatcctgaaccagctttgtagtataggcccgtGGTCTGTtgcttgtaaataaataaatttaaaaaactgCCATGTGATATGTGGTATTGTCTGGCATGTGCCCTGAATATGTATACACAATGTATAGTAACACGATGAAACATTACATCATAATATACTAATATGCAGTACATTACAACTGTCACGTGTCGaaaaactacaaaccccaactccggtgaagttgggacgtttggtaaacagtgaataaaatcaatatgctatcattttcaaaacattcaatctattcattacatGGAGAATAgtacaaagacaacatattaagtgttaaaaccgagaaaaaatattgttttggaggacatatgtactcatttctaacttgataaatccaacacgtctcaaaagagttgggacggggacaataaatggcagcaaatgtcaaggaagactaaaaacaaaaaaagacaacacttaacagttaaatacattaaccgatgagatgattttatataaaaaacagtgttaattcctatcttggacatgacttcaccagcttaaatggtgggtgtattccttgtcatgttttgcaatgttttcctttccgtagtgcttacagtgtgacaggtcttgaccaaaagtccaccattttatcacctgctggtccttatgatggagccaaactgttaaaacatagtagagaatgcaatttgaccttactatgtggcagtaatcgaagatctcccttcaaaatataatgcatgggtggcttttcatgctgtttaaaacctgtttataccattcagcactgtatttaactctacagatgagtgagaacatcttaaccaatgcactactgcacccgcatgccatcatggaggctgacttttgaagctagcactaacacaagttggatggtccattttcactgtagcacaggatgtgcaatgctctattattgtcaaaaagaatggacttctacaacttctgctgacttctgtgagcaaaggacagtttcccatgtcttctgggtttatttcaagtgagctcaggtgcttaggagaatgttacacccctgtatcatttgcacgcattaagcattcttaatatggtcaattttcaatagctctagcactccaggaattagagtgagactacagccaatatatatttcatgatgtcatgaacctatacaatgattttagtaacaaaaatatgtcttatatacactcaatcgtggtaaatcaaagggaattcaaaaatgtatgtaataactatggtaattattccctttgcatctttaattctgagtgactcagcctctctgtgatgatcttatacctggacacctatattgtccgtcagtacaattcattttcaaatgttcttctttgttgttttatcttatttggatgtttactaaatttcactgatccccgtcccaacttatttgagacgtgttggatttttcaacaaattagaaatgagtacatgtcccccaaaacaatattttttctcggttttaacacttaatatgttgtcttttcactattctccatgtaatgaatagattgaatgttttgaaaatgatagcattttgattttattcagtgtttaccaaacgtcccaacttcaccggagttggggtttgtagattcaTTCACATTTTCACACAAGTGATATCACATTTAGAGCCAGCAAACACGGATCATTTCAACTGCATGAGCGAGGACTCTGGGCTGAATATATGACACCTCATAATCAGTTTCATGCTTTTCTGAAACCATGGGTAAAACAGAGCATAAATGATGGGGTTAAATAAAGAGTTCAAGTAGAGTATAAGTGATGTGGCGTTCAACACATAGTCAAATGCATCCCCGCTTATGAAATCGGCCAGGAGACTGGCAATGTAGTACGGGACAACACACAACAAGAACACAGACACGAGTATTCCAAGCACCTTGGCAGCTTTCCTCTCAGAGCGTTTGGGGACGTTGTGACTCGTCTGTCTGTTGTTGTTTGGATTGCCCTGCGCGTTGGCTGCCCTGATGGCCATGGCGTGTTTTCTAGCAATGGCAAAGATTTTCAAGTACAACACAAACATAATGGAGCATGGTATGGCAAACACGACAGCAAAATCAACCCAGGACCACACTTCATTCACGGCGACAGGGCACTCGCTGGGGCACAGTGTCAGTGCGTGGGTGAAGAAACCGTTGCAGTACAGAATGGCAAAGTTGTACGCTGACGAAAACAACCAGTTCAACAGGGCCACGATGACGGTGAGTTTGACAGTGATCTGTTTGGTGTACATGAAAGGGTTACTCAGAGCCAGGTATCTGTCCACCGCGATGAGAACCACGTTGTGGACGGACGCGCACGTCAGCTGGAAGGCGAAAAAGTTCAGAAAGGCGCACACGGAGACGCCAAAGATCCAGCACGAGTCTATCATCCACACAAACTCCAGCGGCATCACAAACAGTCCCACCAAGAAGTCGGCCACAGCCAAGGACAATAGCAGCACGTTAGTCGGCGTGTGCAGCTGCCTGAAGTGACACACAGATATGATAACCAGCAGGTTGCCAAACACAGTCACTATTATAACAAGTGCAGCACAAACATAGGAAACCACATATTCAGGAGTGACCGCTGCTTCCCCATAGCATGACACACAGCTCTCCATTAGGctgttgttattatcattatgggatgtgagtgtgtgagctccTCCTAGGTATGTTGGCTCAGTGCTGAGCCCCCTAGACACAACGGGGTATGAGTCCCATGACATGGTTAGACTTGTACTGGAGAAGACGCTGTGCTCTCTCTGTATTTATATTCTATTACATGGGCACCCCCAcccaggggtgatggtgaaaaaaaaaaatcctgagcctgaacttttcccctgctctaacgacgacgacaagatactgcatagtgacgtaacgtaggcctattttgatacATTAATCAAAcctttaatagcctgtgtatgaccattattcaagcctgatagtagaagaaaaccctgaacctgtgacactttctgagataagaataacctaatggctaattattatcaatgttattATTTTTGCAAACTGTCAAGCCTGAGATCTGAATCTGAATActaccaccccatcccatccagggctggattaatgcacagggctagatatggctgcagcctagggccccccacctgccaggggcccacacaggctagatatggctgcagcctaggggcccccacctgccagggggccccacaggctagatatggctgcagcctaggggcccccacctgccaggggccccacaggctagatatggctgcagcctagggccccccacctgccaggggcccccacaggctagatatggctgcagcctagggccccccacctgccagggggccccacaggctagatatggctgcagcctagggccccccacctgccaggggccccacaggctagatacatatggctgcagcctaggggcccccacctgccagggcccccacaggctcgatatggctgcagcctaggggcccccacctgccagggggcccacaggctagatatggctgcagactaggggcccccacctgccagggaggcccctgattggccaaaagcagAGGCGCTGATaaacattttgggccccatgaaagattcgaattttgggcccccaaaaatgacaaattatgttatcagcatccttccagggcccagtcagagctgttgggcccttagaatctgtatcaccttaccccccccacctgccagggaggcccctgattggccaaacgtGTCAAATTACAGAAGTgtaacaagatgcaatattgaaaaaaaaaaatgttgtgtagagtacagttggtagacatgtaatCCTTAATTCCTTGGACGTAATTCTGACACAATGTAAATTTGCCTTCACAGCAGTCAGTGGCAAAGGGACCCCAGGCAGAGTCCTGAGGAAAGGTCagcagaccgaaagcttggcaaaTTAGAAGAACGCAACGAGGATTTAGGTGAGCAGACATTTATCTTTCATTTATCATGTTTTTAAGTGCAGTGTAATTAGGTTGAATACCAAGATTTAGCCATTAAAAATACAAACTCACAGGAAATGTTTCTCCAAGATCTATAGATTCTATATCATGTTTTTAAGTGCAGTGTAATTAGGTTGAATACCAAGATTTAGCCATTAAAAATACAAACTCACAGGAAATGTTTCTCCAAGATCTATAGATTATTTTACGGTATCATTCATTCCACACAAATTAAACGCTAAGCTGATGAAAGGAATTTTTTGCACATTCATTTGGAAATGGATTCATGTGTAGGCTGATAAATTACATTTGGCTTGCAGTAATACGGAATACGGAATgcgattcctgtgtgtgtgtgtgtgtgtgtgtgtgtgtgtgtgtgtgtgtgtgtgtgtgtgtgtgtgtgaagttggaTATCTTCAGAGGTTTTTAAAGTCATGATGATTGACAAATGAACAGACAGCAAACCATTTGTTTGATTGCATATATCTATACAATATTTAATTTACAATATAAAGTGAATTACAGTTAAATAGCAAACATTCCCTTTCTTCTCAGGATAAAGATCACATGTAAATGTggcccatcgtgtgtgtgtgtgtgtgtgtgtgtgtgtgtgtgtgtgtgtgtgtgtgtgtgtgtgtgtgtgtgtgtgtgtgtgtgtgtgtgtgtgtgtgaagttggaTATCTTCAGAGGCTTTTAAAGTCATGACGATTGACAGATGAACAGACAGCAAACCATTTGTTTGATTGCATATATCTATACAATATTTAATTTACAATATAAAGTGAATTACAGTTAAATAGCAAACATTCCCTTTCTTCTCAGGATAAAGATCACATGTAAATGTGGCACATCATGCTTTATTGCTTACTACAGTAGTTAGGGCAGACATAACTAATGGATTCAATGGAATGCTTTCATTAAACCTTTTTTACGTAGGTATATTGATACAAGTTTACAGGGGAAATAGAactatacacagtaaaaatactTAGATATCAAAACATGTTAAAAACTGTCCTCAATGATAATTCCATTTATCAGTACATGAAGCACGTTTTAGTATGAtagtccctttaaaaaaaaataaaaaaatttcaAAGCATAACTCTCTACTTTGAGTGATGAGTAGTCATTCCTGATGAtctggggtgtatttctcgaatgcgtagttgttagcctgtaagcaactttggtagttgccaatgggaaattgcattgcaaacaacaaaagtagctaacatagtaagcaactacggtttcgagaaatgcatcccagaagTGTCCATCACCAGGCCTAGAGAGTAAACTCCCTGCGACTAGTTTGATCCAATCAGCTCTGAATCAGAAGGATGTTTAGAGCTTTCAAGAGAAACAGCTCAGCTATGCACTCAGCTGTGTTGAACAGAAAAAGTGAACCAGTTTGTGGCTGACTggataatgcctcttttccactgccggttttctggtaggcctaccaatggacacagcgcgactcagccgtcactttttgcttttcgaataggcacgcaCGACACAATAGCTCAATAGTAAAGCAAAAAGTgcagagtcgcgctgtgtcgagctgtaggcttaccagaaaaccggcagtgggaaAGTGATGTGGCTGACATATTGGTGAGTGGAGCCGCGTACAGTACAAGCGACTAAAAAGTTAAGGAAAACATGGCAGAGGTTTCAGTGTCTGAAACCTGCAATTCACAACTGTGTAGGAAATCAAAGTTGCATCTAGTAGTACACagaactagcctgataaaccagcctaaatgtgagaccggagtaatttagtctggccgcGATGAACGATACCttggacgattgctgatgagaacaacctcttgttttttcaaaccgtccCTGCGCTGacgtgctttcccaacggtgttgcaagcttcgtcgtcactccctcaaaacctgcccgctttgattcaaaacaaatctctgcgttgtaattggttttgccagactcagggcacagtgttcaaaacgttctcagatccgaggccagacccactcgcagctggtttaccaggctaacacAGAACCTGAAGCATGCCATGTTAGAGGACTGGTGGAGCACAGTCTCTGAGTGGCCTCTCTTGACCCTGCCAACATAgcgtgtgcatcccaatatgtgtccttgcctcctccactagtgcttgtctcctcgtcccgcctcctggcccctcctccgtggagaaaacgataaagtttcccagctgtctagcctggtgaaccagcgccacccgctggacggcaaaatgtttcgtctacgggtgggtctggcctcgcataatgattcaatgaagccagaatgcc encodes:
- the LOC134468680 gene encoding trace amine-associated receptor 13c-like, with amino-acid sequence MVTPEYIAFYVCAILVVIITVFGNLLIIISVCHFRQLHSPTNVLILSLAVADFMVGLFVMPFGFIWMTEGCWFFGVSMCAFLNFFAFQLTTCSVHNVALIAVDRYLALSNPFMYTKQITVRIAVIVALITWLVSVGYNSSLLYYNGFFTTSLALCPSECPVLVSEAWSWVDFAVVFAIPCSIMFVLYLKIFAIARKHAMAIRAANSQGKPSNAKQDNIPKKSERKAAMVLGILVFVFLLCVLPYYIASVMAEFIYSDIFEDILNYTSLILYLNSLCNPIIYALFYPWFQKSTKLILTCRICTTDSSLMQVK
- the LOC134468681 gene encoding trace amine-associated receptor 13c-like, which gives rise to MPLEFVWMIDSCWIFGVSVCAFLNFFAFQLTCASVHNVVLIAVDRYLALSNPFMYTKQITVKLTVIVALLNWLFSSAYNFAILYCNGFFTHALTLCPSECPVAVNEVWSWVDFAVVFAIPCSIMFVLYLKIFAIARKHAMAIRAANAQGNPNNNRQTSHNVPKRSERKAAKVLGILVSVFLLCVVPYYIASLLADFISGDAFDYVLNATSLILYLNSLFNPIIYALFYPWFQKSMKLIMRCHIFSPESSLMQLK